In Bartonella bovis 91-4, the following proteins share a genomic window:
- a CDS encoding cysteine desulfurase, producing MENHGQTLDYNVEAIRCDFPILQRDIYGKRLAYLDSGASTQKPQSVLNAMNNIYQCHYANVHRGMHFLSNTITQSYEDARETVRTFLNAQSAQEIVFTKSATEAINTVAYGWGMPKLSEGDEIVLTIMEHHSNIIPWHFIREQKGVKLIFVPVDENGILHIENFQKALSDRTRLVAITHMSNILGTVPPIKEIVKLAHQNSIPILIDGSQGAVHLTVDMQDLDCDWYVFTGHKIYGPTGIGVLYGKKCRLEEMHPFQGGGEMINEVTVDKVSYNSPPYRFEAGTPPIVEAIGLAAAIDYIQQKGRDTIYAHEMALSTYAHKRLENIKSLHIYGRSPNKGAIISFQIEGIHAHDIAMFIDRQGVAIRAGTHCAQPLLQHFGLTSTCRASLAMYNNHEDIDQLVEALEKARKFFNG from the coding sequence ATGGAAAATCACGGACAAACATTGGATTATAATGTAGAGGCAATTCGGTGTGATTTTCCTATTTTACAACGTGACATTTATGGTAAGCGACTGGCTTATTTGGATAGTGGAGCATCTACTCAAAAACCTCAATCAGTTCTTAATGCAATGAATAATATCTATCAATGCCATTACGCCAATGTGCATCGAGGAATGCATTTTTTATCAAATACGATAACACAATCTTATGAAGATGCTCGTGAAACAGTTCGTACTTTTTTAAATGCTCAATCAGCTCAAGAAATTGTTTTTACGAAAAGCGCCACAGAGGCTATTAATACTGTAGCTTACGGCTGGGGTATGCCTAAATTGAGTGAAGGCGATGAGATTGTTCTCACAATTATGGAACATCACTCAAATATTATTCCTTGGCATTTTATCCGTGAACAAAAAGGTGTTAAACTTATTTTTGTGCCAGTCGATGAAAATGGTATTTTACATATTGAAAACTTCCAAAAAGCTTTAAGTGATAGAACGCGCCTTGTTGCAATTACGCATATGTCCAATATATTAGGAACTGTTCCTCCTATCAAAGAAATAGTTAAGCTAGCACACCAAAATTCTATTCCTATCCTTATTGATGGTTCTCAAGGGGCTGTACATCTAACGGTCGATATGCAAGATCTTGATTGTGATTGGTATGTTTTTACTGGTCATAAGATTTATGGCCCTACGGGTATCGGTGTTCTTTATGGCAAAAAATGTCGGCTAGAAGAAATGCATCCTTTTCAGGGAGGAGGGGAAATGATTAACGAAGTGACAGTTGATAAGGTTTCTTACAATAGTCCTCCATATCGTTTTGAAGCTGGCACTCCTCCTATAGTTGAAGCTATTGGATTAGCAGCTGCCATTGATTATATACAACAGAAAGGTAGAGACACTATTTACGCGCATGAAATGGCACTTTCAACATACGCACACAAAAGACTTGAAAACATCAAATCATTACATATTTATGGTCGTTCTCCCAATAAGGGCGCTATTATATCTTTTCAAATTGAAGGTATTCATGCACATGATATTGCGATGTTTATTGATCGGCAGGGGGTTGCCATACGTGCAGGAACACATTGTGCGCAACCTTTATTACAGCATTTTGGTTTAACATCTACTTGTCGTGCATCATTAGCTATGTATAATAATCATGAAGATATTGATCAATTAGTTGAAGCATTGGAAAAAGCGAGGAAATTTTTTAATGGTTAA
- a CDS encoding SUF system Fe-S cluster assembly protein — translation MVKPIESCHFTESVDIQDEKEKTCISTIPKAEIERMTNDIVSALKTIYDPEIPANIYDLGLIYRVDIEDDRSVKIEMTLTAPGCPVAGEMPGWVENAVNAVEGVSYVEVIMTFDPPWTPDCMSEEAQVATGWY, via the coding sequence ATGGTTAAACCAATTGAATCATGTCACTTTACTGAATCTGTTGACATACAAGACGAAAAAGAGAAAACTTGTATATCAACAATTCCAAAAGCTGAAATTGAGCGTATGACAAATGATATCGTCTCTGCTCTTAAAACGATTTATGATCCAGAAATACCTGCTAATATCTACGACTTAGGACTAATTTATCGCGTCGATATTGAAGATGATCGTTCAGTAAAAATTGAAATGACACTTACTGCACCTGGTTGCCCTGTAGCAGGTGAAATGCCGGGATGGGTAGAAAATGCTGTAAATGCAGTTGAAGGTGTTTCATACGTTGAGGTGATTATGACATTTGATCCACCATGGACACCTGATTGTATGTCAGAAGAAGCACAAGTTGCTACCGGATGGTACTAA
- the sodC gene encoding superoxide dismutase family protein, with protein MNKVFFPLLALLMLLYSSIFALAASTQVTIYRLEENDVKKSIGKVTIQENEYGLIFIPDLSSLPEGFHGFHVHMYPSCDTKDGVIGGAAGGHYDPQNTNKHLGPYNINGHLGDLPMLYVDAQGRATMSVLAPRIKKLIEIRNRSLMIHVGEDTFSPLGGGGARFACGVIK; from the coding sequence ATGAATAAAGTCTTTTTTCCCTTATTAGCATTACTCATGCTTTTATATTCTAGCATTTTTGCTTTAGCTGCATCAACTCAAGTAACAATCTATAGGCTGGAAGAAAATGATGTAAAGAAGTCTATTGGTAAGGTTACAATTCAAGAAAATGAATATGGTTTGATTTTTATACCAGATTTATCTTCATTACCAGAAGGTTTTCATGGTTTTCACGTACATATGTATCCTTCATGTGATACGAAAGATGGTGTGATTGGTGGCGCTGCAGGAGGGCACTATGATCCACAAAACACTAATAAACATCTTGGACCTTACAATATAAATGGCCATCTTGGTGATTTGCCTATGCTTTATGTTGATGCACAAGGCCGGGCAACCATGAGTGTTCTTGCTCCACGTATAAAAAAACTTATTGAAATTAGAAATCGTTCGTTAATGATTCATGTAGGAGAAGACACTTTCTCGCCATTGGGTGGTGGTGGTGCGCGTTTTGCGTGTGGTGTTATAAAATAA
- a CDS encoding outer membrane protein, whose product MNTKCLISTSIITLFTASVAQAADIIVPQESRPVVSPPAKMSKQVLPPVEMNPNSDAPPVISAPTFSWNGFYLGGQIGGFSGKTGISVYAKKETGTREWTPVEKDKLPQLSGFMGGLYAGANVDLGNSLVLGVDTDIVWSNKQDTKIVAKGQFEKPELPEKPGETEERELNERRERTINLKRVLSPQRIQHEDNHLPQQELYSSQTLMRESHSSRSSSQQHLSTTSGLGSNLRQKRSARNSSEELQRQQRSQPEVSDFPILRSDRESSPVRRRHVREVESVDEDELVGSIKKTDSNTLKQKWSGATRVRIGFAADRILPYIAGGIAYTQLQNTYSRSIEIFGREIRSSSVSDTKMMVGYTLGGGVDFAMVDNVILRAEYRYSNFGKQKFAKDKLEIDYQTNDFRVGVAYKF is encoded by the coding sequence ATGAACACAAAATGTTTAATTAGCACATCTATTATCACTCTATTTACAGCTTCTGTAGCACAAGCAGCAGATATTATAGTACCTCAAGAATCGAGGCCTGTCGTTTCACCTCCTGCTAAAATGTCAAAACAAGTTTTACCACCAGTTGAAATGAATCCGAATTCTGATGCTCCACCAGTTATCTCTGCACCTACTTTCTCTTGGAATGGTTTTTATCTTGGAGGGCAGATTGGTGGCTTCTCAGGTAAAACTGGCATCAGTGTATACGCTAAAAAAGAGACCGGCACGAGAGAATGGACTCCTGTTGAAAAAGATAAATTACCTCAACTTTCTGGTTTCATGGGTGGTCTTTATGCAGGAGCCAATGTCGATCTAGGAAATAGCCTTGTTCTAGGTGTTGATACGGATATAGTTTGGTCCAATAAACAGGATACAAAAATTGTTGCTAAAGGGCAATTTGAAAAACCAGAGCTACCAGAAAAGCCAGGAGAAACGGAAGAGAGAGAATTAAATGAAAGAAGGGAAAGAACAATAAATCTAAAACGTGTACTTTCACCACAGCGGATACAACATGAAGATAATCACCTCCCTCAACAAGAGCTATATTCTAGCCAAACTCTTATGAGAGAATCACATTCCTCCCGCTCATCCTCACAACAACACTTATCCACCACATCAGGATTGGGGAGTAATTTGAGACAAAAGAGGAGTGCGCGAAACTCTTCAGAGGAACTCCAGAGACAGCAACGTTCACAACCAGAAGTAAGTGATTTTCCAATTTTAAGATCTGATAGAGAATCTTCGCCTGTAAGGCGGCGGCATGTAAGAGAAGTGGAGTCAGTAGATGAAGATGAACTGGTGGGATCTATCAAAAAAACTGATAGTAACACTTTAAAACAAAAATGGTCTGGTGCTACACGGGTACGTATAGGTTTTGCAGCTGATCGTATTTTGCCTTATATCGCTGGTGGTATTGCTTATACACAGCTTCAAAATACCTATTCACGATCAATTGAAATATTTGGTAGAGAAATACGTTCTTCTAGCGTATCAGATACAAAAATGATGGTAGGTTATACTCTTGGTGGTGGTGTTGATTTTGCAATGGTTGATAATGTTATCTTACGTGCGGAATATCGTTATTCAAATTTTGGTAAACAGAAATTCGCTAAGGATAAACTAGAAATTGATTATCAAACCAATGATTTTCGTGTTGGTGTTGCTTATAAATTCTAA
- a CDS encoding UbiH/UbiF family hydroxylase, translated as MIFEENERRDVAVIGAGPVGMLAALSLAHKGYTIFLIGPPTRADELRTTALMMPAIHALQKLNIWETIKSHAAALSLMRIIDATSRIVRAPTVNFCSSEIGEKAFGYNIPNLKLNNALMNAIERTSGIIRFFSLAKSFHHQQDHVNITLSDGKIIQASFVVAADGCHSPTRAAAGIKVKRWNYPQTTLVLNFAHKLPHQNISTEFHTESGPFTQVPLPGNTSSLVWVTNPLRAKELLNMKPKMIAEVIEDQMQSMLGEITVETAVQTWPLFGLIPYCFAANRTILVGEAAHVFPPIGAQGFNLGFRDVQTLVDILPKQISNSNSKTIIAQYNRRRKPDVFIRSGFVHTLNHTLLSNMLPVHIIRSVGLELLCNFSPLRNLLMREGMHPGDGLKAIM; from the coding sequence GTGATATTTGAAGAAAATGAACGCAGAGATGTAGCTGTTATTGGTGCAGGTCCTGTTGGTATGTTAGCAGCTCTTAGTCTTGCTCATAAAGGTTACACTATTTTTCTCATTGGCCCCCCTACTCGTGCAGATGAATTACGAACAACTGCTCTTATGATGCCGGCAATTCATGCGCTTCAAAAATTAAATATTTGGGAAACTATCAAATCTCATGCTGCAGCTTTATCTTTAATGAGAATCATTGATGCAACCTCTAGGATTGTACGTGCTCCTACTGTAAATTTTTGTTCTTCTGAAATTGGTGAAAAGGCTTTTGGTTATAATATTCCTAATTTAAAACTAAACAATGCTTTAATGAATGCCATTGAGCGCACATCAGGTATTATAAGATTTTTTTCTTTAGCAAAATCCTTTCATCACCAGCAAGATCATGTGAATATTACTCTTTCGGATGGTAAAATTATTCAAGCATCGTTTGTTGTTGCAGCTGACGGTTGTCATTCTCCAACACGAGCGGCGGCTGGAATTAAAGTTAAACGGTGGAATTATCCGCAAACAACACTTGTTTTAAATTTTGCACATAAGTTGCCTCATCAAAATATATCAACTGAATTTCACACAGAGAGTGGCCCTTTTACACAGGTTCCGTTACCAGGAAATACATCTAGTCTTGTATGGGTTACTAATCCTTTGCGTGCTAAAGAGCTATTAAATATGAAACCGAAGATGATAGCAGAAGTGATTGAAGATCAAATGCAATCAATGCTTGGTGAAATAACAGTAGAAACAGCGGTTCAAACATGGCCTCTTTTTGGTCTTATCCCTTACTGTTTTGCTGCAAACAGAACAATTTTGGTGGGTGAAGCAGCTCACGTTTTCCCCCCTATTGGGGCACAAGGATTTAATTTAGGGTTTCGTGATGTCCAAACTTTGGTTGATATTTTACCTAAACAGATATCCAATTCTAATTCTAAGACAATTATTGCACAATATAACCGACGTCGCAAACCTGATGTATTTATTCGCAGCGGATTTGTTCATACACTTAATCATACTTTACTTTCCAATATGCTGCCTGTTCATATTATACGAAGCGTTGGACTTGAATTATTATGTAATTTCTCACCGTTACGTAATTTATTGATGCGGGAAGGAATGCATCCTGGTGATGGATTAAAAGCAATAATGTAA
- the pcsA gene encoding phosphatidylcholine synthase codes for MKRTKIKNEDRKTLKRKLTRKIKTNADQLRSKTVTMPQARAFSVHLLTASGSFLAFLSLIAASKKEWIAMFYWLGLALLVDGIDGPIARKLNVKSILPTWSGELLDNIIDYVTYVLIPAFALYQSGFMGPGLSFFLSAVIVISSAIYYADTGMKTKENFFKGFPVVWNMIIFTLFVVRPEEWIALIIIFLSAILSFLPIYFIHPVRVIRLRMLNLSVFLTWCSFGIAAFFYQLNAPYWIKIGISITGIYIYCIGAIMQLFPTLGEQKNN; via the coding sequence ATGAAGCGAACAAAGATTAAAAATGAGGATAGAAAAACATTGAAACGTAAACTAACAAGAAAAATCAAAACCAACGCTGATCAATTGCGATCCAAAACAGTAACAATGCCACAGGCAAGGGCTTTTTCTGTCCATTTGCTAACAGCTTCAGGTTCGTTTTTAGCATTTCTTTCTTTAATAGCTGCATCTAAAAAAGAATGGATAGCTATGTTTTATTGGCTTGGACTTGCACTTCTTGTTGATGGTATTGATGGACCAATAGCACGTAAACTTAATGTAAAATCTATACTTCCAACATGGTCTGGCGAATTGCTAGACAATATTATTGATTATGTGACTTATGTTTTAATTCCAGCATTTGCGCTTTATCAAAGCGGTTTTATGGGGCCAGGATTATCATTTTTCTTAAGCGCTGTTATCGTTATTTCATCAGCTATTTATTATGCAGATACAGGAATGAAAACTAAAGAAAATTTCTTTAAAGGATTTCCTGTTGTTTGGAATATGATAATTTTTACACTTTTTGTGGTAAGACCTGAAGAGTGGATTGCCCTCATTATTATTTTCTTATCGGCAATTTTATCCTTTTTACCAATTTATTTTATCCACCCAGTAAGAGTTATTCGTTTACGTATGCTCAATCTTTCAGTTTTTCTCACATGGTGTTCCTTTGGTATTGCGGCATTTTTCTATCAACTCAACGCTCCATATTGGATTAAAATAGGAATTTCAATCACTGGTATTTATATTTATTGTATTGGTGCCATCATGCAGTTATTTCCTACATTAGGGGAACAAAAAAATAATTAA
- a CDS encoding ETC complex I subunit gives MVARIYSPAKASMQSGKANIGFWILQYEPEQAKMLEPLMGYTATSDMNSQIKIRFKMKEEAIAFALKNSIPYRVENSCKSFFRRAISYSDNFRSDRQQSWTH, from the coding sequence ATGGTTGCACGTATTTATAGTCCGGCAAAAGCATCAATGCAGTCGGGCAAGGCGAATATTGGTTTTTGGATTCTTCAATATGAGCCGGAGCAAGCAAAAATGCTTGAGCCTCTTATGGGATATACAGCGACATCGGATATGAATAGTCAGATAAAAATCCGGTTTAAGATGAAAGAAGAAGCCATTGCCTTTGCTCTCAAAAATTCTATTCCTTACCGTGTAGAGAATTCATGTAAATCTTTTTTTCGTCGTGCTATTTCTTATTCTGATAATTTTCGCAGTGATCGGCAACAATCTTGGACGCACTAA
- the hdaA gene encoding DnaA regulatory inactivator HdaA encodes MNEHEIQLPLNFSYESVFRVDDLVVTDSNRMAFQLVDHWPNWALPVAVLVGKEGSGKTHFSSVWVQKANALIVHRDEIDQVITVASSGRSFLIEDIDAGKINETGLFHLINSVKQANLNVCQATLLITACTLPSTWDLKLNDLKSRLNSVMLVEIDQPDDALLIATAFKLFSDRQITVHPDIVRYLVSRCERSLFSLRRVIDSVDKLALQRKSKITRAVIGEVINMQMQ; translated from the coding sequence ATGAATGAACATGAAATACAATTACCTTTAAACTTTTCCTATGAGTCGGTTTTCCGAGTGGATGATTTGGTGGTTACGGATAGTAATCGTATGGCTTTTCAGTTGGTTGATCATTGGCCAAATTGGGCATTGCCTGTAGCTGTTTTGGTGGGAAAAGAAGGATCTGGAAAAACGCATTTTTCTAGTGTGTGGGTACAAAAAGCTAATGCTTTAATTGTTCATCGTGATGAAATTGACCAAGTAATTACTGTAGCTTCTTCAGGTAGATCATTTTTAATTGAGGATATTGATGCGGGGAAAATCAATGAAACTGGGCTTTTTCATTTGATCAATAGTGTTAAACAAGCAAATCTCAATGTATGTCAAGCTACTTTATTGATAACTGCTTGTACATTACCGTCTACATGGGATTTAAAGTTAAATGATCTAAAAAGTCGTCTTAATTCAGTTATGTTAGTTGAAATTGATCAACCTGATGATGCACTGTTAATAGCTACCGCATTTAAACTTTTTTCAGATCGGCAGATTACTGTTCATCCAGATATTGTCCGCTATCTTGTGAGTCGTTGTGAACGTTCCTTATTTTCATTAAGACGTGTTATTGATTCTGTTGACAAATTGGCATTACAAAGAAAAAGCAAAATAACGCGTGCTGTCATTGGTGAAGTCATCAATATGCAAATGCAATAA
- a CDS encoding AI-2E family transporter: MNKISDSHNNPTTLQSMKEKIKESSLEGRYTSYIPAYAQVTLPNSMKKQVFFWLGTLIFFVIFMFVFGSILLPFVAGIVLAYFLNPIVQLLEKVGICRVFGTILITLFIVIIFVVALTILIPVIGWQIQQFVSSGLPVYISRIQNFLTESNFDWIGRYFGSDPNELQTNIKTLLGQSSDFITSLLNSLLRSGKSIVNIISLFVIAPVVAFYMLLDWQRMVEAVDSWIPRDHLETVRSIFYEMDRAIAGFVRGQGTVCLILGGYYAIGLTITGLNFGLLIGMFVGLISFIPYIGTMSGFILSGGVAWVQFYPDNWGRIIIVMTVFFIGQFIEGYILQPKLVGSSVGLHPVWLMFALFAFGSLFGFTGMLVAVPAAAAIGVLVRFALHTYLNSQMYSQSGNSGSVE; this comes from the coding sequence ATGAATAAAATATCAGATAGTCATAATAACCCTACTACTTTACAGTCAATGAAAGAGAAAATCAAAGAAAGTAGCCTTGAAGGCCGTTATACTTCTTATATTCCAGCTTATGCTCAGGTGACATTACCAAATAGTATGAAAAAGCAAGTTTTTTTCTGGCTTGGGACATTAATTTTTTTCGTTATCTTTATGTTTGTTTTTGGATCGATTTTACTTCCTTTTGTAGCAGGGATTGTATTGGCTTATTTTCTTAATCCAATTGTACAATTGCTTGAAAAAGTTGGTATTTGTCGTGTTTTTGGTACGATTCTCATTACTTTATTTATTGTTATCATTTTTGTTGTTGCTTTAACAATTTTAATTCCTGTTATCGGTTGGCAAATACAACAATTTGTGAGTAGTGGTTTACCAGTTTATATTAGTCGCATTCAAAATTTTTTAACTGAATCTAATTTTGATTGGATAGGGCGTTATTTTGGTAGTGATCCAAATGAATTACAAACCAATATTAAAACTCTTTTGGGGCAAAGCTCTGATTTTATTACATCTCTTTTAAATTCACTTTTAAGATCAGGCAAATCTATTGTTAATATTATCAGTCTGTTCGTGATAGCACCTGTGGTAGCGTTTTATATGTTACTGGATTGGCAGCGTATGGTTGAAGCCGTTGATTCTTGGATACCGCGGGATCATCTTGAAACTGTTCGCAGTATTTTTTACGAAATGGATAGAGCTATTGCGGGCTTTGTTCGTGGGCAGGGAACGGTTTGTTTGATATTGGGGGGGTATTATGCTATTGGTCTGACTATTACAGGACTTAACTTTGGTCTTTTAATTGGTATGTTTGTTGGCCTCATCAGTTTTATTCCTTATATTGGTACAATGAGTGGTTTTATTTTATCTGGTGGTGTTGCGTGGGTCCAGTTTTATCCAGATAATTGGGGTCGGATTATTATTGTTATGACTGTTTTTTTCATTGGCCAATTTATTGAAGGCTATATTCTTCAACCAAAACTTGTAGGTTCATCAGTGGGGCTTCATCCGGTATGGTTGATGTTTGCTCTTTTTGCTTTTGGTTCGTTGTTTGGTTTCACGGGCATGTTGGTTGCTGTTCCTGCTGCTGCTGCTATTGGTGTTTTGGTTCGTTTTGCTCTTCATACTTATCTTAATTCTCAGATGTATTCACAAAGTGGGAATTCGGGGTCTGTAGAATGA
- the purM gene encoding phosphoribosylformylglycinamidine cyclo-ligase produces MSNKNPANNKSNNLTYAEAGVDIDMGNTMVENIKPYIRSTKRAGADAEIGGFGGLFDLKAAGFIDPILVAANDGVGTKLKIAIEIGIHNTVGIDLVAMCVNDLIVQGAEPLFFLDYFATGKLDATQGAEIVSGIAIGCQQANAALIGGETAEMPGMYANGDYDLAGFAVGAVERNSLLPSKDLTEGDIILGLSSSGIHSNGFSLVRRIVKQSGLKWNSPAPFNPKINLGEALLTPTRIYVKSLLPIIRNYKGIKALAHITGGGFSENIPRILPPSLCAEINLSAINVSSVFSWIFRQGEIQKTEMLRTFNCGIGMVIIVAQNSVEAIIQALKSQGETVTSLGVLTKCQNKRIAYKGELHL; encoded by the coding sequence ATGAGCAACAAAAATCCGGCAAATAATAAATCCAATAATCTTACTTATGCAGAAGCTGGTGTCGATATTGATATGGGCAACACCATGGTAGAAAATATCAAACCCTATATACGCTCAACAAAACGGGCAGGTGCAGATGCAGAAATTGGCGGTTTTGGTGGCTTATTTGATTTAAAAGCAGCAGGTTTTATAGATCCCATTCTCGTGGCAGCTAACGATGGTGTGGGTACAAAATTAAAAATTGCTATTGAAATAGGCATTCACAATACTGTTGGTATTGATCTTGTTGCCATGTGCGTTAATGATTTAATTGTCCAAGGCGCTGAACCTCTTTTTTTCTTAGATTATTTTGCAACTGGGAAACTTGATGCTACACAAGGTGCTGAAATCGTTTCAGGTATTGCAATAGGATGTCAGCAAGCAAACGCTGCTCTTATTGGAGGAGAAACTGCAGAAATGCCCGGAATGTATGCAAATGGAGATTATGATTTAGCAGGTTTTGCTGTAGGAGCTGTTGAACGCAATTCATTGTTGCCTTCAAAAGATCTTACAGAAGGTGATATTATTTTAGGTCTCAGTTCATCGGGTATTCATTCTAATGGTTTCTCTCTTGTCAGGCGAATTGTTAAACAAAGTGGTTTAAAATGGAATAGCCCTGCTCCTTTTAACCCTAAAATAAACCTTGGGGAAGCACTTCTCACACCGACTCGCATTTATGTCAAATCACTATTGCCAATTATACGAAATTATAAAGGAATCAAAGCTCTTGCCCATATCACAGGTGGTGGCTTTTCAGAAAATATTCCACGCATACTTCCCCCCTCCCTTTGCGCTGAAATTAATCTTTCTGCTATTAATGTTTCGTCAGTATTTTCATGGATTTTTAGACAAGGTGAAATACAGAAAACAGAAATGCTACGAACATTTAATTGTGGTATTGGTATGGTTATTATTGTAGCACAAAATTCAGTTGAAGCTATTATACAAGCACTCAAATCGCAAGGAGAAACAGTTACCTCACTCGGTGTTTTAACAAAATGCCAAAATAAAAGAATTGCTTATAAAGGTGAGCTTCATTTATGA
- the purN gene encoding phosphoribosylglycinamide formyltransferase, translating into MKKKVIIFISGNGSNMVSLAKASKQTDYPAEIIAVICDRPHAAGIEKARDNGIPTHIVDRKNYPTKEAHEESILTTLAQYQPDVICLAGYMRLISSHFIKSYEGRILNIHPSLLPSFKGLNTHERVLQAGVKITGCTVHLVTEEMDEGKILAQAAVPVCFNDTPEMLAQRVLQVEHKLYPHALKAFIKDNDKIIDSQQQLLSF; encoded by the coding sequence ATGAAAAAAAAAGTAATTATTTTTATTTCCGGTAATGGTTCCAATATGGTTTCCCTTGCTAAAGCAAGCAAACAAACTGATTACCCTGCTGAAATCATTGCAGTTATTTGTGATAGACCCCATGCTGCTGGTATTGAAAAGGCACGTGACAATGGCATACCTACTCATATTGTAGATCGTAAAAATTACCCAACTAAAGAAGCCCATGAAGAATCTATTCTCACTACTTTGGCCCAATATCAACCAGATGTTATTTGCTTAGCTGGTTATATGCGACTCATTTCATCGCATTTTATAAAATCCTATGAAGGACGAATCCTTAACATCCACCCTTCCCTTTTACCTTCATTTAAAGGTTTAAACACCCATGAAAGAGTTCTACAAGCAGGCGTTAAAATTACTGGTTGTACAGTTCATCTTGTTACAGAAGAAATGGATGAAGGAAAGATACTTGCCCAAGCTGCTGTTCCAGTATGCTTTAATGACACCCCTGAAATGTTAGCGCAAAGAGTCCTTCAAGTTGAGCATAAACTCTACCCACATGCTTTAAAAGCATTCATAAAAGATAATGATAAAATAATAGATTCCCAACAACAACTTTTATCATTTTAA